TAGCCCTGCTCACGAAAATCTGTCCATATCCGAGCAGCATTCCATGGGCCACGGACACAACACCGGCTTGGCTCAGGAGATCATCCACGAGCTGCATGGCCTGGCTGGCGGCAAGGGCGACGATGACCAACGCGAATTCGAGCACGATCTTCCCCGGCGATCAGAGGTGGATGCGGTGGAAGTTCCGTCGGGAATCCCTCCTGTCAAGCTCATCCCGGACATTGGAGACAGTCCGGGAACACGAAAGAACACGGCACATCACCCTTAGCCAGAAGCGGAGAGGTTCGGATTGCAAGTTCTGCTTGCATCGCGATGTCCGCCTCGTGACAGCTCGCGAAGGGATCGCTCGGACTGGTCACGCTTTCCCCCATGGCAAACCCGCTTCAGACTTAAAACAATACTGTAAGATGTCCCAGAATGCGTGTCGAAAAATCTTACAGTTTCTGGTTATTCTGAACTGACGGAGCGCATCGGGCGGCCTCACACTGGGACCTGACGCCTGGATTGCGGCCGGCACCCCGTTTCGCGGCACGGTCGATCCGCCGCTTTTCAATTGTGCATCAGCCCCTGATAGACCAGTATGCGTTCTTGCTGCGAACCGCCAACTCGACACCAATGCCATACAAACCACCGCAACAGCCATCCTGACGAGCGCACCAACGGACCATGCCGATACAATAGTCTTGCTTAGTCGCATCAATATCGAAACTATCTTCATAAACAACAATTTTCAAGGCATCACCAGGAAGAAATTTATAGTCTGATTCAATCCTCAAACCTTGTTGACTTTGATTAATGACTTTCGATTGAACTTTCTTGTCATTATGAAATATCTTTTCTACAGCACATGTCAACAAAGCTGCACTGCGCGGGTATCTCCTCTTCTCGTGCATACGCTACCTCCCGTCCGAATCATATCGGAATTCCATAAAAATTCGTCGCGGTACTGAAGCACGAAATGTTCAATGGCGATCAGTAACCATGCCGCCAATGACGCCGATCTTTGGATGATCTTTGCAATTCGGCAGCCAAAATTCCCCACGTGGCACCAATGATAAAAACGCGGGACGAGGGGTGAAGACGCGGACGTAGCATTCTGAAATTTCGAGAAAAGAGACGAAGAAAGAAGGGCGGTTACGACACAAGGGGGCAGGCGGGGCGCGGCCATGGCAGGAATGCAATGCCGCTTGGATGAAATGAACACGCTGCGGCGATTCGGAAAAGCTTATGCGCCGGGGTGCATTCGCCTTTCAAAATCGCAGCAGCGTCGGAAGTTGCTGGCGTCTTCGCCTAGAGCCAGTCGAAATACGGCTTGATCTTGCTCGGATGCCGCTTGGTGTCGTTCTCCTGCTCCTGGGCGTAGAACCAGGCCGCCTTGGCGCGGGTTTCGGCGGTTTGGGCGATGTCCGTCAGGTCGGGGAAGTTGTCGAGGACGTACTTGTAGCGAGCCCAGGCGGCGCCGTACTGCTCGGTCTTGTAGTAGAAGTCCGCCACGTAGAGTTCGTGCTCGGCGATGAGCCGGCGGCACTTCTCGATGTATTCCTTGGACGGTTCGCGGTAGACACTCTTGGGATACCCGTCCACCACCCGCTTGAAGGACTCGATGGCCTCGGACAGCTGGGTCTGGGGCAGATCGATGGACTTGTGGGAGTTGAACTTGTTCACGCCGATCTGGAAGAGGACGTAATCGATCTGCTCATGCCGCGGGTGCATGGACAAAAACTCCTCGTAGACGTCCACGGCCTCAAGATATTGCCGGTCCAGGGAGTAGGCGTCGCCGAGCATGAGCCGGGCGTCCATGGCGTAGGGGCTGAACGGATAGCGGTCGTTCAGCTTGACCAGGGAGTCGATGGCCTGCGCGTAGTCCTTGTCCTGCATGGACACGCGGGCGTTCTCGAAAAGCTCCTGGGCCGTGTCCTCGGGAGGAGTCAGGAAATAGTAGTCGATGGCCCCGCAGCCGTTCAGAAGAAGGACCAGGGAAAAAAGAAGCAGTTTGGTGCGCATGGCGAAAACCTGGCTAATGGTGAAGGATGCGCCGGCCGCGAACACGCGACGGGACTCGGCAAAGAACGAGGGCGGCAGCGTATCTGCGCGGCCACCCTCGGTTTACGACATTCGGGACACTCCGGAACTAGAGGGCCTTGTCATTGAGCATCTGTTTCAGGCTGGCCTTGGACACGGCCCCGGTGACCTGCTCGACCACCTCGCCGTTCTTGAAAAGGATCAGCGTGGGAATGGCACGGATGCCGAACTTGCTCGGCGTGGCGGGATTCTCGTCGACATTCATCTTCATGATGGCGACCTTGCCCTCGAACTCCTGGGTCAGTTCGTCGATGACAGGAGCGATGGCCCTGCACGGACCGCACCACGGCGCCCAAAAATCCACCAGCACCGGGAGATCAGATTTCAAAACTTCAGCGTCGAATCCGGCATCGTTCACTTGAGCAGCCATTATTCACTCCTTGAACAAAGGGTTTACGATATAATCGTCAGGCACAGCCCGCCCTCGGGGGATGGCCTCGAAATCCAGCGCGCTCGCCAGCCCTGCCCGGGCCAGCTGAACACCTGCGTACGCTATCATAGCAGCATTATCACCACAATACTTTTGCGCAGGGGCCAGAAATTTGAGCCCGTTGGCCTCGGCAAAGGCGGTGAAGACCTCCCGCAGGCGGGAATTGGCGGCCACTCCGCCGGCCAGGCACAAGGTGCGCACGCCGTCCGCGCGCCCCAGGGCCCGGCGCGTCTTTTCCAGCAGGGTCTGAGCGACTGTCTCGCTGACCGTGGCGCAGAGGTCCTTGACCCGCGGTTCGACGACGACCGGGTCGAAAGCGGCGTAATCCAGGGCCGGCAACGCGTGCTGCACGACGTGCAGCGCAACGGCCGTCTTCAGGCCGCTGAAGCTGAAATCGCAGTTGTCGTTGTTCAGGTACGGACGGGTGAAGAGCCCCCGCACGGGCGTGCCGAGCCGGGCCAGCTCGTCGATGTACTTGCCGCCCGGATAGGGAAGATTGAGCAGCTTGGCGATCTTGTCGAAGGCCTCGCCT
This region of Desulfomicrobium escambiense DSM 10707 genomic DNA includes:
- the trxA gene encoding thioredoxin; protein product: MAAQVNDAGFDAEVLKSDLPVLVDFWAPWCGPCRAIAPVIDELTQEFEGKVAIMKMNVDENPATPSKFGIRAIPTLILFKNGEVVEQVTGAVSKASLKQMLNDKAL
- the tsaD gene encoding tRNA (adenosine(37)-N6)-threonylcarbamoyltransferase complex transferase subunit TsaD produces the protein MSTPCASGPVCLGIETSCDETSVALWAGGRIEAELVHTQIPMHSVFGGVVPELASREHLRLLDPLVESLLAQAGRPGGEGVELVAVTRGPGLLGALLVGIAYAKSFALARGVPVVGVNHLHAHLLACEFTGFIEYPALGLLVSGGHTHIYSMPRPGAFELMGRTLDDAAGEAFDKIAKLLNLPYPGGKYIDELARLGTPVRGLFTRPYLNNDNCDFSFSGLKTAVALHVVQHALPALDYAAFDPVVVEPRVKDLCATVSETVAQTLLEKTRRALGRADGVRTLCLAGGVAANSRLREVFTAFAEANGLKFLAPAQKYCGDNAAMIAYAGVQLARAGLASALDFEAIPRGRAVPDDYIVNPLFKE
- a CDS encoding PilZ domain-containing protein → MHEKRRYPRSAALLTCAVEKIFHNDKKVQSKVINQSQQGLRIESDYKFLPGDALKIVVYEDSFDIDATKQDYCIGMVRWCARQDGCCGGLYGIGVELAVRSKNAYWSIRG
- a CDS encoding outer membrane protein assembly factor BamD — translated: MRTKLLLFSLVLLLNGCGAIDYYFLTPPEDTAQELFENARVSMQDKDYAQAIDSLVKLNDRYPFSPYAMDARLMLGDAYSLDRQYLEAVDVYEEFLSMHPRHEQIDYVLFQIGVNKFNSHKSIDLPQTQLSEAIESFKRVVDGYPKSVYREPSKEYIEKCRRLIAEHELYVADFYYKTEQYGAAWARYKYVLDNFPDLTDIAQTAETRAKAAWFYAQEQENDTKRHPSKIKPYFDWL